The following proteins are encoded in a genomic region of Salvelinus namaycush isolate Seneca chromosome 12, SaNama_1.0, whole genome shotgun sequence:
- the LOC120056615 gene encoding uncharacterized protein LOC120056615 produces MTVWSSPDPSPTSIGNDTENWIMGSIMVTDGMTEASSSEIGPSRIPVIMTDGPGQVGNEVEDDPDLLNYSFAENPNHFLDLATLDSPTRTQAGESCECSGVKLENETIEETVRQYETNHVLRDPEQVGIKEDPVDVGLSKKQSEVDISVSQKPRQPRRSISMPEVTLDQLRIQDEIYKKEKTDWMIEKEDGVSGDTLQLSVKKEKMTESRLGFKRTHMSVAERIRRFNALTTLLRNPRVPPRPPEPQLNDVLHESQREGGQRSVVRLRRQGARRFGRSISHDGVPGPWPGQASKNQEVPVVVQSLSEPVLCPPPEPTLSVSQFAQVGQFEIQHTPQLQQENLMQTIQDLCAPPSPNPKQNKESCQGQFKESQLNLKERQLEPVEEQPKESELHDLLEMHLNTCNPKEEQDKHITVPMQVNRPFLTDTVLDVPPQTMAPLQQESKSTEVKLPLPFPSKPSSQTETCSPIPSGPSPTPIDTTSTDLYTAHLVANCSPTSVTTFGFIEIDMGVSESDGGSLPVELSPSPALQIRLPATKRRYRDSPCWPVHEISMATGDPLQI; encoded by the exons ATGACAGTCTGGAGCAGCCCT GACCCTTCCCCCACGTCCATTGGGAATGACACTGAGAATTGGATCATGGGCAGTATAATGGTCACTGATGGTATGACTGAAGCATCCAGCTCTGAGATTGGACCATCCAGGATTCCTGTCATAATGACTGATGGCCCAGGACAAG TGGGGAATGAAGTGGAGGATGACCCTGATCTGCTGAATTACAGCTTTGCTGAAAATCCTAATCACTTCCTGGATCTCGCGACATTGGACTCACCTACCAGGACACAAGCTGGGGAATCATGTGAATGCTCTGGTGTCAAGTTGGAAAACGAGACGATAGAGGAAACCGTTAGACAGTATGAAACAAACCATGTATTGAGGGATCCAGAGCAGGTTGGGATAAAAGAGGACCCTGTAGACGTGGGTCTAAGCAAGAAGCAGTCAGAAGTGGATATATCTGTCAGTCAGAAGCCCCGTCAACCTCGTCGCTCCATCAGTATGCCAGAGGTGACATTGGACCAACTGAGGATTCAAGATGAAATTTACAAGAAAGAGAAAACAGATTGGATGATCGAGAAAGAAGATGGAGTCTCTGGGGACACACTTCAACTGTCGGTGAAGAAAGAGAAGATGACAGAGTCAAGACTGGGTTTTAAGAGGACACACATGTCTGTAGCAGAGCGCATCAGGCGGTTTAACGCTCTGACAACGCTGCTCCGTAACCCCAGGGTTCCTCCAAGGCCCCCTGAACCTCAGCTCAATGATGTCCTGCATGAGAGTCAGCGGGAGGGAGGTCAGCGGAGCGTTGTACGTCTGCGCCGGCAGGGAGCACGGCGGTTTGGACGCTCCATCAGTCATGATGGTGTTCCCGGACCTTGGCCAGGACAAGCCTCTAAAAATCAAGAGGTGCCAGTGGTTGTTCAAAGCCTCAGTGAGCCAGTCCTATGTCCACCTCCAGAGCCAACTCTTAGTGTTTCTCAATTTGCCCAAGTGGGACAGTTTGAAATCCAACATACTCCTCAACTACAACAGGAAAACCTCATGCAGACCATCCAGGATTTGTGCGCTCCTCCGTCACCCAATCCAAAGCAGAACAAGGAATCCTGCCAAGGGCAATTTAAAGAATCACAATTGAATCTCAAGGAAAGACAATTGGAACCGGTGGAGGAACAACCTAAGGAGTCAGAGCTACATGATCTGCTGGAGATGCACTTGAATACATGCAATCCAAAGGAGGAGCAAGACAAACACATCACAGTTCCAATGCAGGTGAATAGACCGTTTCTGACCGACACGGTCTTAGATGTTCCACCTCAGACCATGGCCCCCCTACAGCAGGAGTCCAAAAGTACAGAAGTCAAACTCCctctcccttttccctccaagCCCTCCTCTCAAACAGAAACATGCTCTCCCATCCCCAGTGGACCCTCTCCCACACCAATAGACACAACATCAACTGATCTCTACACTGCACACTTAGTGGCTAACTGCTCCCCTACCTCTGTCACGACCTTTGGCTTTATAGAGATAGACATGGGGGTCAGTGAGAGTGATGGGGGTTCGCTCCCTGTTGAACTCTCTCCATCACCAGCCTTGCAGATCAGGCTCCCGGCCACCAAGAGACGCTACAGAGACTCGCCCTGCTGGCCCGTCCATGAGATTAGCATGGCCACAGGGGACCCATTGCAGATCTGA
- the LOC120057276 gene encoding heterogeneous nuclear ribonucleoprotein U-like protein 1 isoform X2 gives MSGINVKKLKVNELKEELQLRGLDTRGLKADLVSRLQSALEAEAAGEGDGPPIADVGEEGDQQNDIGGDAGDGDNVKDDGEEEKDIEDKEVQFVPQADEANGDNEQSEEDSRDGAQLYGQVPAMGYGMVDFTEDVMEPQIPQAYESDKRQEPELQVLEPEMEEPVEPEPVQQEPLESASIEPVEMLEIQPEEFVMKAELKKEQEQLKEEKEPQSPRAHHPEPANEREAEQATQVKTEDNRHNRKRPYDEGRGYGYYEHREEKRGRSPQPPAEEEEEDFDDTLVAIDTYNCDLHFKVSRDRYSGYPLTIEGFAYLWSGARASYGVNKGRVCFEMKINEEISVKHLPSSEPDPHVVRIGWSLDTCNTQLGEEPFSYGYGGTGKKSSKCKFEDYGEKFGENDVLGCYIDFNSGEEVEMAFSKNGKWLDVAFRVPREELAERPLFPHVLVKNCAIEFNFGQKEEPFFPLPEGYTFIQNVPLENRMRGTIGPATKADCELLMMVGLPASGKTTWALKHVEEHPAKKYNILGTNAIMEKMKVMGLRRQKNYSGRWDVLIQQATQCLNRLIQIAARKKRNYILDQTNVYGSAQRRKMRPFEGFQRKAIVICPTDEDLKERTLKRTDEEGKDVPDHAVLEMKANFVLPEAGEFLDNVTFIELQREEADTLVKQYNEEGRKAGPPPDKRFDNRQGEFRGRGAPYQRNDNRGGPQGGRGGYQSQGGNFRGGYNHGGYQQNRWGSNRDGAAGGQHDYNRNQQSGVSYNQHRQGQYNKGVTGSYSQGQPQTYNQGYNQGNYNQGYNYGSYSQYPGYSQSYSQTPAASPAPVATGQTYNQQQQTYNQQYQQYAQQWQQYYQNQSQWNQYYSQYGNYSQGSQGTQ, from the exons ATGAGTGGAATCAATGTGAAGAAGCTCAAAGTCAACGAGCTGAAGGAGGAGCTTCAGCTGCGAGGCCTGGATACTCGTGGGCTGAAGGCAGATCTTGTCTCAAGGTTGCAGTCAGCACTTGAGGCGGAGGCTGCAGGTGAAGGGGACGGGCCACCGATTGCCGATGTTGGGGAGGAGGGGGATCAGCAAAACGATATTGGCGGAGACGCTGGAGATGGTGATAACG TTAAAGATGATGGGGAAGAAGAAAAAGATATTGAGGACAAGGAAGTACAGTTTGTCCCGCAGGCTGATGAGGCGAATGGTGATAATGAACAGAGTGAAGAAGACAGCCGGGATGGGGCACAGCTGTATGGTCAAGTCCCTGCAATGGGATATGGGATGGTCGATTTCACAGAAGATGTGATGGAGCCACAGATTCCGCAGGCGTATGAGTCAGACAAAAGACAAGAGCCAGAGCTGCAGGTTCTAGAACCGGAGATGGAGGAACCTGTGGAACCAGAACCTGTGCAACAAGAGCCTCTGGAGTCGGCATCAATTGAGCCTGTGGAGATGCTTGAAATTCAGCCAG AGGAGTTTGTGATGAAAGCAGAGTTGAAAAAGGAGCAGGAGCAGTTGAAGGAAGAGAAGGAGCCACAGTCGCCAAGGGCTCATCATCCAGAGCCAGCCAATGAACGGGAGGCTGAGCAGGCGACCCAGGTCAAAACGGAGGATAACCGACACAACCGTAAGAGGCCATACGATGAAGGCCGTGGCTATGGATACTATGAGCATCGGGAGGAAAAAAG GGGACGTTCTCCCCAGCCTCcagcagaggaagaggaagaagattTTGATGACACTCTTGTGGCCATTGATACTT ATAATTGCGATCTGCACTTCAAGGTATCACGTGACCGGTATAGTGGATACCCGCTGACCATTGAAGGTTTTGCATACCTGTGGTCAGGTGCACGAGCTTCCTATGGCGTCAACAAAGGGCGTGTCTGCTTTGAAATGAAG ATAAACGAGGAGATCTCTGTGAAGCACCTTCCCAGCAGTGAGCCTGATCCTCATGTAGTGCGCATTGGCTGGTCTCTGGACACCTGCAACACACAGCTTg GTGAAGAACCATTCTCTTATGGCTATGGAGGAACTGGCAAGAAATCTTCCAAGTGTAAATTCGAGGATTACGGGGAAAAGTTTGGTGAAAACGATGTCCTTGGGTGCTACATT GACTTCAATAGCGGTGAGGAAGTGGAGATGGCCTTCTCTAAGAACGGCAAGTGGCTGGATGTGGCCTTCCGTGTGCCACGGGAGGAGTTGGCCGAGCGGCCACTCTTTCCCCACGTTCTTGTGAAGAACTGTGCCATTGAATTCAACTTTGGCCAGAAAGAGGAGCCCTTCTTCCCCCTGCCTGAGGGATACACCTTCATTCAGAACGTCCCTCTAGAGAACAGGATGCGGGGGACTATTGGGCCTGCCACCAAGGCTGACTGTGAG CTATTGATGATGGTTGGCCTGCCTGCGTCTGGGAAAACCACTTGGGCCTTGAAGCACGTGGAGGAGCACCCTGCAAAGAAATACAATATCCTGGGCACCAACGCCATAATGGAGAAGATGAAG GTGATGGGGCTGCGGCGTCAGAAGAACTATTCTGGTCGGTGGGATGTCCTGATCCAGCAGGCCACACAGTGTCTGAACAGGCTGATCCAGATCGCTGCCCGCAAGAAGCGTAACTACATCCTGGATCAG ACAAATGTATATGGATCAGCCCAGAGACGAAAAATGCGTCCTTTTGAAGGTTTTCAACGCAAGGCTATTGTAATTTGTCCCACGGACGAGGATTTAAAAGAGCGAACGTTAAAGCGAACTGATGAGGAAGGGAAGGATGTTCCCGATCATGCTGTATTAGAAATGAAAG CCAACTTTGTGCTCCCAGAAGCTGGTGAGTTTCTTGACAACGTGACCTTCATCGAGCTGCAACGAGAAGAGGCTGACACGCTGGTAAAGCAATACAATGAGGAGGGCCGCAAGGCCGGCCCACCCCCAGACAAACGCTTCGACAACCGCCAAGGAGAATTCCGTGGTCGCGGTGCACCTTACCAGCGCAATGACAACCGTGGTGGCCCACAAGGAGGAAGGGGAGGCTATCAGAGTCAAGGTGGCAACTTCAGAGGAG GGTATAACCATGGAGGCTACCAGCAGAACCGCTGGGGGAGCAACCGTGATGGTGCTGCAGGAGGACAACATGACTACAACCGCAACCAGCAATCTGGAGTGAGCTACAATCAGCACCGCCAAGGACAATATAACAAGGGAGTCACTGGGAGTTACAGCCAAGGACAG CCACAGACATACAACCAGGGATACAATCAGGGAAACTACAACCAGGGTTACAACTATGGCAGCTACAGCCAGTACCCAGGTTACAGCCAGAGCTACAGCCAAACTCCTGCCGCCTCCCCTGCTCCTGTTGCCACTGGACAGACCTACAACCAGCAGCAACAGACCTACAACCAGCAGTATCAACAG TATGCACAGCAGTGGCAGCAGTATTACCAGAACCAGAGCCAATGGAATCAGTACTACAGCCAATATGGAAACTACAGCCAGGGTTCTCAGGGCACACAGTAG
- the LOC120057276 gene encoding heterogeneous nuclear ribonucleoprotein U-like protein 1 isoform X1 produces the protein MSGINVKKLKVNELKEELQLRGLDTRGLKADLVSRLQSALEAEAAGEGDGPPIADVGEEGDQQNDIGGDAGDGDNGTNIGGSKFKDDGEEEKDIEDKEVQFVPQADEANGDNEQSEEDSRDGAQLYGQVPAMGYGMVDFTEDVMEPQIPQAYESDKRQEPELQVLEPEMEEPVEPEPVQQEPLESASIEPVEMLEIQPEEFVMKAELKKEQEQLKEEKEPQSPRAHHPEPANEREAEQATQVKTEDNRHNRKRPYDEGRGYGYYEHREEKRGRSPQPPAEEEEEDFDDTLVAIDTYNCDLHFKVSRDRYSGYPLTIEGFAYLWSGARASYGVNKGRVCFEMKINEEISVKHLPSSEPDPHVVRIGWSLDTCNTQLGEEPFSYGYGGTGKKSSKCKFEDYGEKFGENDVLGCYIDFNSGEEVEMAFSKNGKWLDVAFRVPREELAERPLFPHVLVKNCAIEFNFGQKEEPFFPLPEGYTFIQNVPLENRMRGTIGPATKADCELLMMVGLPASGKTTWALKHVEEHPAKKYNILGTNAIMEKMKVMGLRRQKNYSGRWDVLIQQATQCLNRLIQIAARKKRNYILDQTNVYGSAQRRKMRPFEGFQRKAIVICPTDEDLKERTLKRTDEEGKDVPDHAVLEMKANFVLPEAGEFLDNVTFIELQREEADTLVKQYNEEGRKAGPPPDKRFDNRQGEFRGRGAPYQRNDNRGGPQGGRGGYQSQGGNFRGGYNHGGYQQNRWGSNRDGAAGGQHDYNRNQQSGVSYNQHRQGQYNKGVTGSYSQGQPQTYNQGYNQGNYNQGYNYGSYSQYPGYSQSYSQTPAASPAPVATGQTYNQQQQTYNQQYQQYAQQWQQYYQNQSQWNQYYSQYGNYSQGSQGTQ, from the exons ATGAGTGGAATCAATGTGAAGAAGCTCAAAGTCAACGAGCTGAAGGAGGAGCTTCAGCTGCGAGGCCTGGATACTCGTGGGCTGAAGGCAGATCTTGTCTCAAGGTTGCAGTCAGCACTTGAGGCGGAGGCTGCAGGTGAAGGGGACGGGCCACCGATTGCCGATGTTGGGGAGGAGGGGGATCAGCAAAACGATATTGGCGGAGACGCTGGAGATGGTGATAACGGTACAAATATTGGGGGTTCAAAGT TTAAAGATGATGGGGAAGAAGAAAAAGATATTGAGGACAAGGAAGTACAGTTTGTCCCGCAGGCTGATGAGGCGAATGGTGATAATGAACAGAGTGAAGAAGACAGCCGGGATGGGGCACAGCTGTATGGTCAAGTCCCTGCAATGGGATATGGGATGGTCGATTTCACAGAAGATGTGATGGAGCCACAGATTCCGCAGGCGTATGAGTCAGACAAAAGACAAGAGCCAGAGCTGCAGGTTCTAGAACCGGAGATGGAGGAACCTGTGGAACCAGAACCTGTGCAACAAGAGCCTCTGGAGTCGGCATCAATTGAGCCTGTGGAGATGCTTGAAATTCAGCCAG AGGAGTTTGTGATGAAAGCAGAGTTGAAAAAGGAGCAGGAGCAGTTGAAGGAAGAGAAGGAGCCACAGTCGCCAAGGGCTCATCATCCAGAGCCAGCCAATGAACGGGAGGCTGAGCAGGCGACCCAGGTCAAAACGGAGGATAACCGACACAACCGTAAGAGGCCATACGATGAAGGCCGTGGCTATGGATACTATGAGCATCGGGAGGAAAAAAG GGGACGTTCTCCCCAGCCTCcagcagaggaagaggaagaagattTTGATGACACTCTTGTGGCCATTGATACTT ATAATTGCGATCTGCACTTCAAGGTATCACGTGACCGGTATAGTGGATACCCGCTGACCATTGAAGGTTTTGCATACCTGTGGTCAGGTGCACGAGCTTCCTATGGCGTCAACAAAGGGCGTGTCTGCTTTGAAATGAAG ATAAACGAGGAGATCTCTGTGAAGCACCTTCCCAGCAGTGAGCCTGATCCTCATGTAGTGCGCATTGGCTGGTCTCTGGACACCTGCAACACACAGCTTg GTGAAGAACCATTCTCTTATGGCTATGGAGGAACTGGCAAGAAATCTTCCAAGTGTAAATTCGAGGATTACGGGGAAAAGTTTGGTGAAAACGATGTCCTTGGGTGCTACATT GACTTCAATAGCGGTGAGGAAGTGGAGATGGCCTTCTCTAAGAACGGCAAGTGGCTGGATGTGGCCTTCCGTGTGCCACGGGAGGAGTTGGCCGAGCGGCCACTCTTTCCCCACGTTCTTGTGAAGAACTGTGCCATTGAATTCAACTTTGGCCAGAAAGAGGAGCCCTTCTTCCCCCTGCCTGAGGGATACACCTTCATTCAGAACGTCCCTCTAGAGAACAGGATGCGGGGGACTATTGGGCCTGCCACCAAGGCTGACTGTGAG CTATTGATGATGGTTGGCCTGCCTGCGTCTGGGAAAACCACTTGGGCCTTGAAGCACGTGGAGGAGCACCCTGCAAAGAAATACAATATCCTGGGCACCAACGCCATAATGGAGAAGATGAAG GTGATGGGGCTGCGGCGTCAGAAGAACTATTCTGGTCGGTGGGATGTCCTGATCCAGCAGGCCACACAGTGTCTGAACAGGCTGATCCAGATCGCTGCCCGCAAGAAGCGTAACTACATCCTGGATCAG ACAAATGTATATGGATCAGCCCAGAGACGAAAAATGCGTCCTTTTGAAGGTTTTCAACGCAAGGCTATTGTAATTTGTCCCACGGACGAGGATTTAAAAGAGCGAACGTTAAAGCGAACTGATGAGGAAGGGAAGGATGTTCCCGATCATGCTGTATTAGAAATGAAAG CCAACTTTGTGCTCCCAGAAGCTGGTGAGTTTCTTGACAACGTGACCTTCATCGAGCTGCAACGAGAAGAGGCTGACACGCTGGTAAAGCAATACAATGAGGAGGGCCGCAAGGCCGGCCCACCCCCAGACAAACGCTTCGACAACCGCCAAGGAGAATTCCGTGGTCGCGGTGCACCTTACCAGCGCAATGACAACCGTGGTGGCCCACAAGGAGGAAGGGGAGGCTATCAGAGTCAAGGTGGCAACTTCAGAGGAG GGTATAACCATGGAGGCTACCAGCAGAACCGCTGGGGGAGCAACCGTGATGGTGCTGCAGGAGGACAACATGACTACAACCGCAACCAGCAATCTGGAGTGAGCTACAATCAGCACCGCCAAGGACAATATAACAAGGGAGTCACTGGGAGTTACAGCCAAGGACAG CCACAGACATACAACCAGGGATACAATCAGGGAAACTACAACCAGGGTTACAACTATGGCAGCTACAGCCAGTACCCAGGTTACAGCCAGAGCTACAGCCAAACTCCTGCCGCCTCCCCTGCTCCTGTTGCCACTGGACAGACCTACAACCAGCAGCAACAGACCTACAACCAGCAGTATCAACAG TATGCACAGCAGTGGCAGCAGTATTACCAGAACCAGAGCCAATGGAATCAGTACTACAGCCAATATGGAAACTACAGCCAGGGTTCTCAGGGCACACAGTAG
- the LOC120057568 gene encoding rho GTPase-activating protein 11B-like — MPNPMDDRLRVVAVIHALKASGVRVKNWKNFLNGPYTSDPVRQENQSKFAFGRDLILLPQCDLTDMSGTVPKFLVDACEFLSQHLHTEGLFRKTGSFSRMRALRAGLEQGETVFSLPHSATLQPCDVASLVKQFLRELPSPLIPMDLQVPLCRAQGLEEEGGQEQGKDGALLLTALFPPSHSRALRYFCTFLRQTAQRCKENRMEVGNLALVIAPNLLHCPAGGSKLTAGTERRLHRQAAVIKKLIIHADRIGVVPPSIMDMATVAESSTPPVDGGRFQERAGLGVYRLLGHQRRRSVGEIFVDALSKLKTGRTHTGLLHPPDNSEAAVGQSPTRSHTSVLSGVEGSREHELSVTLTASEKRRNHKKDQKTSNKSI; from the exons ATGCCAAACCCCATGGACGACCGTCTACGCGTGGTGGCCGTGATACACGCTTTGAAAGCATCTGGAGTTCGCGTGAAAAACTGGAAGAACTTCTTGAATGGGCCATACACGAGCGACCCTGTCAGACAG GAGAACCAATCTAAATTTGCTTTTGGTCGGGACCTGATATTGCTGCCACAGTGTGATTTAACTGATATGAGTGGGACAGTGCCAAA GTTCTTGGTGGATGCCTGTGAATTTTTATCCCAGCATCTTCATACTGAAGGGCTGTTTCGAAAGACCGGGTCGTTTAGTCGGATGCGAGCTCTGAGG GCTGGCCTGGAGCAGGGGGAGACAGTCTTTTCTCTGCCACATTCAGCCACTCTGCAGCCCTGTGATGTGGCGTCTCTTGTGAAGCAGTTCTTACGGGAGCTTCCCTCGCCCCTCATCCCTATGGATCTACAGGTGCCACTGTGTCGTGCACAGGGcttagaggaggagggggggcagGAGCAGGGCAAGGATGGAGCTCTTCTTCTCACAGCCCTGTTCCCCCCGTCGCATTCACGGGCCCTCCGATACTTCTGTACCTTCCTGAGACAGACGGCTCAAAG ATGTAAAGAGAATCGTATGGAAGTGGGCAATCTGGCTCTTGTGATTGCACCTAATCTGCTACATTGTCCAGCTGGGGGCTCTAAACTGACCGCAGGTACAGAGAGACGACTGCATAGACAAGCAGCAGTGATCAAGAAACTCATAATACACGCTGATCGCATTG GTGTTGTCCCCCCTTCTATTATGGACATGGCAACAGTAGCAGAGTCCTCCACACCCCCAGTTGATGGGGGGAGGTTTCAGGAGAGGGCAGGACTTGGTGTGTATAGACTTTTAGGACATCAAAGGAGGCGCAGTGTTGGAG agatatttgtGGATGCTCTCAGTAAATTGAAGACAGGCCGCACTCACACTGGCCTTTTACATCCCCCAGACA ATTCCGAGGCGGCAGTCGGCCAAAGCCCTACCCGTAGTCACACTTCTGTCCTGAGTGGAGTGGAGGGCAGTAGGGAGCACGAGCTCTCTGTCACTCTCACTGCCTCAGAGAAGAGGAGGAATCACAAGAAAGATCAAAAAACATCAAACAAGTCAATCTAA